Proteins from one Falco cherrug isolate bFalChe1 chromosome 7, bFalChe1.pri, whole genome shotgun sequence genomic window:
- the PGPEP1L gene encoding pyroglutamyl-peptidase 1-like protein isoform X4, whose product MFLKTGLIFNFLLFTLVGKKQLTVHVGLASSAKALIILEQCGKNKGYQERDACGFHPEGACCMVDGPEKIESTINMKTLWKNISVEGIDITFSRDAGRYICDYTYYTSLYYGNGRAAFIHVPPLSRSVTADFLGKALQTIILEMLKQCAEERE is encoded by the exons atgtttttaaaaacaggtctcatttttaatttcctgttatTCACTctggtgggaaaaaaacagcttacTGTTCACGTTGGGCTGGCTTCATCTGCCAAAGCACTCATCATCCTTGAGCAGTGTGGGAAGAACAAAGGCTACCAAGAGAGAGATGCTTGTGGTTTTCACCCAGAAGGTGCCTGTTGCATGGTAGATGGCCCAGAAAAGATTGAATCTACAATTAATATGAAGACTCTctggaaaaacatttcagtggaaGGCATTGATATCACCTTTTCCAGAGATGCGGGAAG GTATATCTGTGATTACACCTACTACACTTCCCTGTATTATGGCAATGGAAGAGCAGCTTTCATCCATGTGCCTCCATTATCCAGATCAGTAACAGCAGACTTTCTAGGAAAAGCATTACAGACAATTATCTTAGAGATGTTAAAACAGTGTGCAGAAGAAAGAGAGTAA
- the PGPEP1L gene encoding pyroglutamyl-peptidase 1-like protein isoform X3, whose product MDNSSATGLIFNFLLFTLVGKKQLTVHVGLASSAKALIILEQCGKNKGYQERDACGFHPEGACCMVDGPEKIESTINMKTLWKNISVEGIDITFSRDAGRYICDYTYYTSLYYGNGRAAFIHVPPLSRSVTADFLGKALQTIILEMLKQCAEERE is encoded by the exons ATGGACAACTCTTCAGCCACTG gtctcatttttaatttcctgttatTCACTctggtgggaaaaaaacagcttacTGTTCACGTTGGGCTGGCTTCATCTGCCAAAGCACTCATCATCCTTGAGCAGTGTGGGAAGAACAAAGGCTACCAAGAGAGAGATGCTTGTGGTTTTCACCCAGAAGGTGCCTGTTGCATGGTAGATGGCCCAGAAAAGATTGAATCTACAATTAATATGAAGACTCTctggaaaaacatttcagtggaaGGCATTGATATCACCTTTTCCAGAGATGCGGGAAG GTATATCTGTGATTACACCTACTACACTTCCCTGTATTATGGCAATGGAAGAGCAGCTTTCATCCATGTGCCTCCATTATCCAGATCAGTAACAGCAGACTTTCTAGGAAAAGCATTACAGACAATTATCTTAGAGATGTTAAAACAGTGTGCAGAAGAAAGAGAGTAA